Proteins encoded in a region of the Watersipora subatra chromosome 5, tzWatSuba1.1, whole genome shotgun sequence genome:
- the LOC137397514 gene encoding putative uncharacterized protein DDB_G0271982, which yields MEREREKRKERDREREKEKEREREKEKEMERGREREREREREKERERERERERERERERERERERERERERERERARERKRIDQDRESVRKWGKKGKEEDRETEKERALS from the coding sequence atggagagggaaagggagaaAAGGAAAGAGAGGGACAGGGAGAGGGaaaaggagaaagagagagagagggaaaaagagAAGGAGatggagagggggagagagagggagagggagagggagagggagaaggagagggaAAGGGAAAGGGAAAGGGAAAGggaaagggagagggagagggagagggagagggagagggagagggagagggagagggagagggagagggcgagggagagaaagaggatAGACCAAGATAGAGAGAGCGTGAGAAAATGGGGAAAGAAGGGAAAAGAGGAAGATAGGGagacagagaaagagagagcaTTAAGTTAG